DNA from Streptomyces luteogriseus:
ACCGACCGCGACACGCTCGCCGGCGCGGTCCGGTTCTCGAAGGCCTGCGGGAAAGCGGGGGTCCGGCCGCTGTTCGGGGCCGATCTGGCGGTGGCGGGTGTGGCGCCCTCGGTCGAGCGTCGGCGGCGGACCCCGGTGCGGGGTGGTGCCTTTGTCGACGAGTCGGCTCCCCGCGTGACCTTTCTCGCCCGGGACGGTGCCCGGGGGTGGGGGGAGCTGTGCCGGCTCGTCTCGGCTGCCCATGAGGCGGAGGGGACGCCCCTGCTGCCCTGGGGGCGCCATCACGCCGAGGGGCTGACCGTGCTGCTCGGGCCCGCGTCGGATGTCGGGCGGGCCCTGGCCGCCGGGCGGCCCGACCGTGCGGCGCGGCTGCTCGCGCCCTGGCGGGACGTCTACGGCGACGACCTGCGGCTGGAGGCCGTCTGGCACGGCCGGGAGGGTACGGGGCCGGGGTCGCTGCGGCTGGCCGCCCGTACCGTCGGGTTCGCCGCCGAGCAGCGCATCCGGCCCGTGCTCAGCAACGCGGTGCGGTACGCCGACCCGGGTCTCGGGCCGGTCGCCGACGTGCTGGACGCCGCCCGGCGGCTGGTGCCCATCGACCCGGCCAAGGGGCTGGACTCCGGTGCGGCCTGGCTCAAGGGCGCCGGGGACATGGCCGCGGTGGCGGAGCGGGTCGTGGAGGCCGCGGGGTTCCGGCGGGAGACCGCTCACCGGCTGGTGGAGCAGACGCAGGCCACGGCTGCCGAGTGTCTGGTCGACCCCGAGGACGATCTCGGGATCGGCACCGTCCACTTCCCCGAGCCGCATCTGGTCGGCGCGGGACGCCGCACCGCCCAGCGGACGCTGGCCTCGCGGGCGGCGGCCGGGATGGTGCTGCGCGGCTACGACCGGCGGCGGGAGTACTGGGAGCGGATGCACCACGAGCTGGACATCATCGCCCACCACGGATTCGCCTCCTACTTCCTGACCGTCTCCCAGGTGGTGGAGGACGTACGGACGATGGGCGTCCGGGTCGCCGCCCGCGGGTCCGGGGCCGGGTCGCTCGTCAACCATCTGCTCGGTATCGCGCACGCCGATCCGATCGAGCACCGGCTGCTGATGGAACGCTTCCTGTCGAAGGAGCGGGTCGTGCTGCCCGACATCGACATCGACGTGGAGTCCGCGCGCCGGCTGGAGGTCTACCGCGCGATCATCGACCGGTTCGGCACCGAGCGGGTCGCGACGGTCGCGATGCCGGAGACGTATCGCGTGCGGCATGCGATCCGGGACGTGGGGGCCGCCCTGTCCATGGACCCGGCCGAGATCGACCGGGTGGCCAAGTCCTTTCCCCATATCCGGGCGCGGGACGCCCGCGCGGCGCTGGAGGAGCTGCCCGAGCTGCGCGCGCTGGCCGGGGAGAAGGAGAAGTACGGGAGGCTGTGGGAGCTGGTCGAGGCGCTGGACGCACTGCCGCGCGGGGTGGCCATGCACCCGTGCGGGGTGCTGCTGTCGGATGCCTCGCTGCTCGCGCGTACGCCGGTCATGCCGACCAGCGGCGAGGGCTTTCCGATGGCGCAGTTCGACAAGGACGACGTCGAGGACCTCGGGCTGCTGAAGCTCGATGTGCTGGGTGTGCGGATGCAGTCGGCCATGGCGCACGCGGTGGGGGAAGTGGAACGGGTGTCGGGGGTGAGGGTCGATCTGGACGCCCTGCCGCCGGGGGATCCGGAGACGTACCGGCTGATCCAGTCCACCGAGACGCTCGGGTGCTTCCAGATCGAGTCGCCCGGTCAGCGGGATCTGGTCGGGCGGCTCCAGCCGGCCACGTTCCACGACCTCGTCGTCGACATCTCGCTGTTCCGGCCCGGGCCGGTCGCCGCCGACATGGTGCGGCCGTTCATCGAGGCGCGGCACGGGCGGGCGCCGATCCGGTATCCGCACCCTGATCTGGAGGGGCCGCTGCGGGACACGTACGGGGTCGTGGTCTTCCATGAGCAGATCATCGACATCGTCGACATCATGACCGGCTGCGGGCGTGGTGAGGCGGACCGGGTGCGGCGCGGGTTGTCGGACGTGGAGTCGCAGGCGCGGATCAAGGTGTGGTTCGCGCAGCACGCGGCGGCCCGGGGGTATGACGCGGAAACGATTCAGCGGACCTGGGAGATCGTCGAGGCCTTCGGCAGCTACGGCTTCTGCAAGGCGCACGCGGTCGCTTTCGCCGTGCCGACGTACCAGTCGGCGTGGCTGAAGGCGCATCACCCCGCCGCGTTCTACGCCGGGCTGCTGACGCATGATCCCGGGATGTACCCGAAGCGGCTGCTGCTGGCGGACGCGCGGCGGCGGGGGGTGCCCGTGCTGCCGTTGGACGTGAACGCGTCGGGAGTCGCACACCGTATCGAACTGGTGTCCGGTAAATGGGGGCTGCGGCTGGCGCTCTCCGATGTGCACGGCATCAGCGAGGCCGAGGCGGCGCGGATCGCCGAGGGGCAGCCGTACGACTCGCTGGTCGACTTCTGGGAGCGGGGCCGGCCCAGTCGTCCGCTGGCACAGCGGCTCGCGCAGGTGGGAGCGCTGGACGCGTTCGGCGCCAACCGCCGTGATCTGCAACTGCATCTGACCGAGCTGCACCGGGGGGCCCGGGGCGGGGGCGGCGGCCAGTTGCCGTTGGCCGGGGGGCGCAGGACCGCGCCGGCCGGGCTGCCCGACCTCACCTCCTCGGAGCGGCTCAGCGCCGAGCTCGGAGTGCTGTCCATGGACGCCTCGCGCAATCTGATGGACGACCACCGTGCCTTCCTCGACGAGTTGGGCGTCGTCTCGGCGCGGCGGCTGCGCGAGGCACGGCACGGGGAGACCGTGCTGGTCGCGGGCGCCAAGGCGGCCACCCAGACGCCGCCGATCCGGTCCGGCAAGCGCGTCATCTTCTCCACCCTGGACGACGGCACGGGCCTGGTCGACCTCGCCTTCTTCGACGACTCCCACGACGCCTGCGCCCACACCGTCTTCCACTCCTGGCTGCTGCTGGTGCGTGGGGTGGTGCAGCGCCGCGGCCCGCGCAGCCTCAGCGTGGTGGGCGCCGCCGCCTGGAACCTCGCGGACCTGCTGGAAGTGCGCCGGGAGGAGGGGCTGGAGGGGGTCGCGGCCCGGCTGGCCGGCTCCGGCCCCGGTGCTTCCGGCGACGGCGGCTCCGGCGAGGAGGGTTCCGGCGGCGACGGTTCCGGTGACGACGGTGAGGGGGCCGCGCGGCGGCGGCTCGCCGGGTCGGACGGCGCGCCCGCGCCGACGGGCTCCGCGGCCGAGGATCCGATGGAGCGGCGGAAGATCCGCATGTCCACGGGGTACGAGATGCACCCCTGGGCCGATCTGCGTCCGGCGGGCGAAGGGCCCGCGAACACAAGGAAGTTGTGGCATCAGAGTCCGGGGAGTGCGGGATGACCATCCTCTGCGTACGTTTCCAGCTGCCTCCGACGAGCGAGGCGGATCTGCCCCCTCTGCTCGGGATGCTCGAGGAGTTCACCCCCGTCGTCCAGGCCCTGCCACCGGACGGGGCGCTGGCCGATCTGCGTGGCGCCGAGCGGTACTTCCGGCGGGACGCCGTCGAACTGGCCTCGGTGATCCGGGTGCGGTCGCTCGCGCTGCACGGCGTCGACTGCGTGATCGGGACCGGGCCCGGGCCGATGCTGGCCCGCATGGCGCTGGACGACGCCGCCCCCGGGGTGACGCGTACGGTGCCCGGCGAGCCGGACGCCATCGCGGAGTTCCTCGCGGACAAACCCGTCGCCGCACTGCCCGGCGTGGGCACCGCGACCGCCCGCACGCTGGGCGACTACGGCCTCGACACCCTCGGCCGGGTCGCCGCCGCACCGCTGTCCACACTGCAACGGCTGATCGGCGCGAAGCCCGGCCGTGAGCTGCGCGAGAAGGCGAACGGCGTCGACCGCGGCCGGGTCGTGTCGAACGCCGTCTCCCGGTCCCTCGCGACGGAACGCCCCTTCGGACGCGACGAGCTGGACCCGGAGCGGCACCGCCGGGCGCTGCTGTCGGCCGCCGAGGAGATCGGTGCCCGGCTGCGCGCCCTGGAGAAGGTCTGCCGCACGCTCACCCTCACCGTGCGCTACGCCGACCGGTCCGCCACCACCCGCAGCCGCACCCTGACCGAACCGACCGCGCACTCCCCGGCGCTGACCAGGGCCGCGTACGGCATGTACGAGGCGCTGGGACTCCAGCGGGCCCGGGTGCGGGCGATCGCCCTGCGCGCCGAGGGGCTCGACCCCGCCGACCGGGCCTCCCACCAGCTGACCTTCGACCCGGTGGACGAGAAGGTCCGCCGCATCGAGGAGGTCGCGGACCAGGCGCGGGCGAAGTTCGGGCCCCGGGCGGTGATGCCCGGGGGACTAGGGGGGCGGGCGGCGTAGCTCCCTCCCTGTGACGTCAGTTGGCCCACGGCGGCACGATGCGGGTGCCGTCGGCCAGCCGTGCCTCCAGGCCGATGGAGGTGGTGACCCAGGAGTACGCGGTCCGGCTGGTCGGGTTCTCGACGGTCAGGGTGGCGCCGGGGTTGATGATCACCGTGTCGCCCGCGGCGATCCGCTCGGTGCGGCCGTCGAGGGTGATCAGCAGCTCGCCGTCGAGCAGATGGAAGATCTCCTCCCGGCTGACCGTGTGCGCGGGCGCCTTGAGGCCGGCCGGGATCTCACCGCGCCAGGCGCACAGCTCCTTGCTGCCGCTGCCCGGGGTGGCGTACGAGACGAAACGGGCGCCGTGGATCTCGTGGACGACGGCTTCGGACGATCGGACGATGGGCACGGTGCCTCCAAGTGGTCAAGTAGCTTGACTATATAGTCAAGCCGCTTGACCATCTCGTCAAGGGTGTTTCAATGCATGCGTGCAGAACTCCGAGGCCATGGCCCTCTCCGCAGCCCTGCTCGCCGTCGCCGGGGGGCTCACGCAACGCATCAATGACGGCGTGCTCGCCCGTGGCTTCGAAGGGGTGCGGCCCGCGCACGGCTTCGCCTTCGCCCGGCTCGCCCCGGACGGCGCCACGGTCACCGACCTCGCCGCCCACCTCGGGGTGACCAAGCAGGCCGCGAGCCAGCTCGTCGACGAGATGGTGCGCAAGGGGTACGTCGAGCGGCGGCCGCATCCCGAGGACGCGCGGGCGCGGCTGGTCGTGCTGACCGAGCGGGGATGGGGCTGTACGCGGGCCGCGGAGGAGGTGGCCGCGGAAGTCGTGCGGGAGTGGGGGGACCTGCTGGGGGAGCGGGAAGTGCGTTCGCTGGGGCGGCAGTTGCTGCGGATCGCTCCGCACGGGCCCATCCGGCCCGCCTGGTGAGGGCGTGCCGGCCGGGACCTGGAGCGCCGGTTATCACTGCAAGTTTTTACTGACGCGTAACTTCCCAGTTTGACTACCCGCCCGTAACTTGACGAGTGAACAGCATCCTCGTGATCCGGATCACAGGGCCCCGTGCCGTCGCATCCCCCTTGAGCCGCAAGGAGATCACTCGATGCTGCCCTGGAAACGCGTCCTCAGACCCCTGTCCGCGCTGCTGCTGACCGCCGCCGCCCTCACCGTCCCCGCCA
Protein-coding regions in this window:
- a CDS encoding DNA polymerase Y family protein; the protein is MTILCVRFQLPPTSEADLPPLLGMLEEFTPVVQALPPDGALADLRGAERYFRRDAVELASVIRVRSLALHGVDCVIGTGPGPMLARMALDDAAPGVTRTVPGEPDAIAEFLADKPVAALPGVGTATARTLGDYGLDTLGRVAAAPLSTLQRLIGAKPGRELREKANGVDRGRVVSNAVSRSLATERPFGRDELDPERHRRALLSAAEEIGARLRALEKVCRTLTLTVRYADRSATTRSRTLTEPTAHSPALTRAAYGMYEALGLQRARVRAIALRAEGLDPADRASHQLTFDPVDEKVRRIEEVADQARAKFGPRAVMPGGLGGRAA
- a CDS encoding cupin domain-containing protein; protein product: MPIVRSSEAVVHEIHGARFVSYATPGSGSKELCAWRGEIPAGLKAPAHTVSREEIFHLLDGELLITLDGRTERIAAGDTVIINPGATLTVENPTSRTAYSWVTTSIGLEARLADGTRIVPPWAN
- a CDS encoding MarR family winged helix-turn-helix transcriptional regulator; translation: MQNSEAMALSAALLAVAGGLTQRINDGVLARGFEGVRPAHGFAFARLAPDGATVTDLAAHLGVTKQAASQLVDEMVRKGYVERRPHPEDARARLVVLTERGWGCTRAAEEVAAEVVREWGDLLGEREVRSLGRQLLRIAPHGPIRPAW
- a CDS encoding DNA polymerase III subunit alpha → MPGFTHLHTVSGFSLRYGASHPERLAERASERGMDALALTDRDTLAGAVRFSKACGKAGVRPLFGADLAVAGVAPSVERRRRTPVRGGAFVDESAPRVTFLARDGARGWGELCRLVSAAHEAEGTPLLPWGRHHAEGLTVLLGPASDVGRALAAGRPDRAARLLAPWRDVYGDDLRLEAVWHGREGTGPGSLRLAARTVGFAAEQRIRPVLSNAVRYADPGLGPVADVLDAARRLVPIDPAKGLDSGAAWLKGAGDMAAVAERVVEAAGFRRETAHRLVEQTQATAAECLVDPEDDLGIGTVHFPEPHLVGAGRRTAQRTLASRAAAGMVLRGYDRRREYWERMHHELDIIAHHGFASYFLTVSQVVEDVRTMGVRVAARGSGAGSLVNHLLGIAHADPIEHRLLMERFLSKERVVLPDIDIDVESARRLEVYRAIIDRFGTERVATVAMPETYRVRHAIRDVGAALSMDPAEIDRVAKSFPHIRARDARAALEELPELRALAGEKEKYGRLWELVEALDALPRGVAMHPCGVLLSDASLLARTPVMPTSGEGFPMAQFDKDDVEDLGLLKLDVLGVRMQSAMAHAVGEVERVSGVRVDLDALPPGDPETYRLIQSTETLGCFQIESPGQRDLVGRLQPATFHDLVVDISLFRPGPVAADMVRPFIEARHGRAPIRYPHPDLEGPLRDTYGVVVFHEQIIDIVDIMTGCGRGEADRVRRGLSDVESQARIKVWFAQHAAARGYDAETIQRTWEIVEAFGSYGFCKAHAVAFAVPTYQSAWLKAHHPAAFYAGLLTHDPGMYPKRLLLADARRRGVPVLPLDVNASGVAHRIELVSGKWGLRLALSDVHGISEAEAARIAEGQPYDSLVDFWERGRPSRPLAQRLAQVGALDAFGANRRDLQLHLTELHRGARGGGGGQLPLAGGRRTAPAGLPDLTSSERLSAELGVLSMDASRNLMDDHRAFLDELGVVSARRLREARHGETVLVAGAKAATQTPPIRSGKRVIFSTLDDGTGLVDLAFFDDSHDACAHTVFHSWLLLVRGVVQRRGPRSLSVVGAAAWNLADLLEVRREEGLEGVAARLAGSGPGASGDGGSGEEGSGGDGSGDDGEGAARRRLAGSDGAPAPTGSAAEDPMERRKIRMSTGYEMHPWADLRPAGEGPANTRKLWHQSPGSAG